Proteins found in one Toxotes jaculatrix isolate fToxJac2 chromosome 18, fToxJac2.pri, whole genome shotgun sequence genomic segment:
- the LOC121198605 gene encoding TOM1-like protein 2 isoform X4 → MEFLLGNPYSTPVGQCIERATDGGLQNEDWTLNMEICDIINETDEGPKDAMRALKKRLSGNKNYREVMLALTVLETCVKNCGHRFHVQVANRDFIDGVLVKIISPKNNPPTIVQDKVLSLIQAWADAFRSSPDLTGVVHIYEELKRKGIEFPMADLDALSPIHTPQRGTPEVDPAMIKYLAPASPAAGAPKPASTPGSATQVSHIPSPITATPEQIARLRSELDIVRGNIKVMSEMLTEMVPGQENASDLELLQELNRTCRAMQQRVVELISRVSNEEVTEELLHVNDDLNNIFLRYERYERYRSGRAAQNNGMLNEATEDNLIDLGPGSPAVVTPRITSSPPPQSTAGATASPAHNPSAASLSTALAGLDVGSDSVSGTLSSLSGHNQDDFDMFAQTRSSSLAEQRKNVKYEDPQALGGLASALDVRQQNTGGVLFCC, encoded by the exons ATGGAGTTCTTACTTGGAAATCCGTACAGTACTCCCGTGGGCCAATGTATAG aGAGGGCTACAGATGGAGGCCTACAGAACGAGGACTGGACCCTCAACATGGAAATCTGCGACATCATAAACGAGACAGACGAGGG GCCAAAAGATGCTATGCGGGCACTGAAGAAGAGACTCAGTGGCAACAAGAACTACAGAGAAGTGATGCTGGCGCTGACG gtaTTGGAAACATGTGTGAAGAACTGTGGTCACAGGTTTCATGTCCAGGTGGCCAACAGAGATTTCATTGATGGTGTTTTGGTCAAAATCATCTCTCCCAAAAATAATCCTCCAACCATCGTACAAGACAAAGTGCTGTCACTCATACAG GCCTGGGCTGATGCCTTCAGGAGCAGCCCTGATCTTACTGGGGTGGTCCATATTTATGAGGAGCTGAAGAGAAAAGGCATTGAATTCCCAATGGCAGATCTGGATGCATTGTCTCCAATTCACACACCACAGAGG ggtACACCTGAGGTGGATCCAGCCATGATCAAGTACCTGGCTCCTGCATCACCTGCTGCTGGGGCTCCCAAACCTGCCTCTACACCTGGCTCTGCCACGCAGGTCTCCCACATTCCCAGCCCTATCACAGCAACCCCTGAACAG atcgCCCGGCTGCGTAGTGAGCTGGACATAGTGAGAGGAAACATCAAAGTCATGTCAGAGATGCTAACAGAGATGGTCCCTGGTCAGGAAAATGCCTCTGACCTAGAGCTGCTGCAG GAGCTGAACAGGACGTGCAGGGCTATGCAGCAGAGAGTGGTTGAGCTGATTTCACGTGTTTCTAATGAGGAAGTGACTGAGGAGCTGTTACATGTCAATGACGACCTCAACAACATTTTCCTCCGATATGAGAG GTATGAGAGGTACAGGTCGGGCAGAGCTGCACAGAACAACGGG ATGTTGAATGAGGCCACAGAGGACAACCTGATAGACCTGGGCCCAGGCTCCCCTGCTGTGGTCACACCCAGGATCACATCCAGCCCTCCACCTCAGTCCACTGCCGGGGCCACTGCATCCCCAGCCCACAACCCCAGTGCAGCATCGCTGTCTACTGCACTAGCTGGCCTTG ATGTAGGTTCAGACAGCGTGAGCGGCACCCTGTCGTCTCTATCAGGCCACAACCAGGATGACTTTGACATGTTTGCCCAGACCAGGAGTAGCTCTCTGGCCGAACAACGCAAAAA
- the drc3 gene encoding dynein regulatory complex subunit 3 encodes MNGLHGKSQPILIDEEILQKAVAEQTGCIVSAEGVHYDEVLKICLEYRNILKIDHLWDFTSLARLDLNNNLIERIEGLDRLINLTWLNLSFNRIGKMEGLESLQKLELLNLSNNRISVIENLDKLENITHFCIANNHLRQLDNVLYLRKFKNLFTLNLFGNPVSEEDDYKFFIAAYFPNLKCLDYRLLNEKTKTEASIKYQYALEEMRCEELKIKQAVDAEQIQKAELQLHTDAFVEFLNGPYLFKSMFKDDPEAETLHRVTGVAHLLQTFEHQMVELCKQLFEIGLAEHKRRETEVNSFFSGQTEAVTHYQQKASQILANFEKQHKERIVELQQLSDPDEQKVKTRHCKDEINQLCKSLMSLEFQLVSQLEDIIKQLDINISDMVGNFSETVQGTFAHCRDLEDNYHQKVREIAVATLEKVANSNMEEDMPDDVRMLFTDKDTVMDALATSHDNHLLKINDRETQLVTRVNAWKVALIKGIQDKDLKRSRMRISDIHRYVDHLCEPLE; translated from the exons ATGAACGGACTTCATGGGAAATCTCAGCCCATTTTAATTGATGAGGAGATTCTGCAGAAGGCAGTTGCAGAGCAAACTGGGTGTATTGTCAGTGCAGAGGGAGTACACTATGATGAAGTCCTTAAAATATGCCTGGAATACAGAA ACATCCTGAAGATTGACCACTTATGGGACTTCACATCCTTGGCCAGGCTTGATTTGAACAACAACCTCATAGAGAGGATTGAGGGCTTGGACCGTCTGATTAATCTGACGTGGCTCA ATCTGTCATTCAACAGAATAGGGAAAATGGAGGGTCTGGAGTCTTTGCAGAAGCTTGAATTGTTGAATTTGTCCAACAACAGAATCTCTGTGATTGAAAACTTGGATAAACTTGAGAACATCACTCATTTCTGCATTGCAAACAACCACCTCCGCCAGCTGGACAAC GTGCTCTATCTCAGGAAATTTAAGAACCTGTTCACCCTCAACCTATTTGGGAATCCTGTCTCTGAGGAGGATGATTACAAATTTTTTATTGCTGCCTACTTTCCAAACTTGAAGTGCCTAGACTACAGATTACTTAATGAGAAGACG aaaACTGAAGCATCTATCAAATACCAATATGCCCTTGAGGAAATGAGATGTGAAGAGCTGAAGATAAAACAAGCTGTTGATGCTGAGCAAATCCAGAAAGCTGAACTCCAGTTACACACG GACGCCTTTGTGGAGTTCCTCAATGGCCCTTATCTGTTTAAGAGCATGTTCAAAGATGATCCGGAGGCAGAGACACTGCACCGTGTGACAGGGGTGGCTCATCTGCTTCAAAC atttgagcACCAAATGGTGGAACTGTGCAAGCAGTTATTTGAAATAGGCTTGGCTGAGCATAAacgaagagagacagaggtaaaCTCTTTCTTCAGTGGTCAGACAGAGGCTGTGACACATTACCAGCAGAAAGCATCACAGATATTGGCAAATTTTGAGAAGCAACACAAAGAG AGGATAGTGGAGTTGCAGCAGTTATCAGACCCAGACGAACAGAAGGTTAAGACCCGCCACTGCAAGGATGAAATCAACCAGCTCTGTAAAAGCCTCATGTCACTGGAGTTTCAGCTGGTCAGCCAACTggag GATATCATTAAACAGTTGGACATCAACATCTCAGACATGGTTGGCAACTTCAGCGAAACAGTTCAAGGGAC ATTTGCCCATTGTCGAGATCTGGAAGATAATTATCACCAGAAAGTGCGAGAGATTGCTGTTGCAACTCTGGAGAAAGTGGCCAACAGCAACATGGAAGAGGACATGCCAGATGATGTGAGAATG ctgtttacagacaaagacacagtgatgGATGCACTGGCCACCAGCCACGATAACCACCTGCTGAAGATCAATGACCGAGAGACTCAGTTGGTTACACGTGTCAATGCCTGGAAAGTGGCCCTTATTAAAGGG ATTCAAGACAAAGACCTGAAGCGGAGCCGCATGCGCATCTCAGACATCCACAGATATGTGGACCATTTGTGTGAACCGCTGGAATAG